A window of the Butyricimonas virosa genome harbors these coding sequences:
- a CDS encoding fumarylacetoacetate hydrolase family protein, translating to MKLLCAEYNEAGEVAYNVIGDNALLRNNDDFYIPAFATELSCVPQIVLRIGKIGKHVAERFAERYYEEVGVGIRFYADNLERELLATSLSPSAAMAFDSSAAISSMKSLAGVSLEDMIFSFELNGESVLTGKVGEISQKPEKTLAVMSEYYMLKIGDFLFCGGVFRQRNLSIGDRLRGLLDGECLLDFQIK from the coding sequence ATGAAATTACTTTGTGCGGAGTATAATGAGGCGGGTGAGGTAGCCTATAATGTCATTGGCGACAATGCCCTCCTGCGAAACAATGATGATTTCTATATTCCGGCTTTTGCCACGGAGTTGAGTTGTGTGCCGCAAATAGTATTACGGATCGGGAAGATCGGAAAACACGTGGCCGAACGTTTTGCCGAGCGGTATTACGAGGAGGTTGGGGTTGGAATTCGTTTTTATGCGGATAATCTGGAAAGAGAATTGCTGGCGACTTCGTTATCTCCCTCGGCTGCGATGGCTTTTGATTCTTCGGCTGCAATTTCTTCGATGAAATCATTGGCGGGTGTCTCGCTGGAAGATATGATTTTTTCATTTGAATTGAATGGGGAAAGTGTTCTCACAGGTAAAGTTGGTGAGATTTCGCAAAAACCGGAGAAGACACTTGCCGTAATGTCTGAGTATTATATGTTGAAAATAGGAGATTTCTTGTTTTGTGGGGGAGTTTTTCGACAAAGGAACTTGTCTATCGGGGATCGCCTTCGGGGTCTTTTAGACGGGGAATGTTTACTGGACTTTCAAATAAAATGA
- a CDS encoding AMP-binding protein encodes MTLKKLTLPELLKNSCSKFSKNLSLNFVASGKKTYQDLYNEVVSIANHLLHLGVKKGDKVAILSANMPNWGITQFAIANIGAIAVPVLPGFCSTELQNILEHAEVKVIFVSRLLAKCLEGVKTPFLEHKILINNFSTIPEGCYQPEELDKLVPDISLNNTTPLPEVSIEEEDIASIIYTSGTTGFSKGVVLTHKNLVWDARQCHTIQPVDETYRFLSILPMAHTYENTLGLLLPLMFGAQVYYLDRVPTPKLLVPAMQKIRPTVVLSVPLIIEKIYKSQVLPKFTSSKLMSKLYQFAPARKLFNRLAGKKLMETFGGELKFFGIGGSKLDGTVEQFLREAKFPYAIGYGLTETAPMAAGSNPSQTFLQGVGPVMEGVQIKINDPDKSGQGEIWIKGPNVMKGYYKRPELTAETFTEDGWFKTGDLGSFDKKNRLAIRGRIKTMILGASGENIYPEEIESIINNFRFVNESLVVENSGKLVAMVHFNMEELEKQYQKLKDQAGNYKEKINDYIEEQKQELRDYVNARVNNFSKLQLVLVQHEPFEKTPTHKIKRFLYCK; translated from the coding sequence ATGACTTTAAAGAAATTGACGTTACCGGAACTCTTGAAAAACAGCTGTTCCAAGTTTTCAAAAAATTTATCTTTAAATTTTGTCGCAAGCGGAAAAAAAACTTACCAAGATTTATATAACGAAGTCGTATCTATTGCCAACCATTTACTGCATTTAGGTGTAAAGAAAGGAGACAAAGTTGCCATTTTAAGTGCTAATATGCCAAACTGGGGTATTACCCAATTTGCTATCGCAAACATTGGAGCTATTGCCGTACCTGTCTTACCGGGCTTCTGTTCTACTGAACTCCAGAATATACTGGAACACGCGGAGGTTAAAGTGATCTTTGTTTCTCGCTTACTGGCAAAATGTTTGGAAGGAGTAAAAACACCGTTCCTTGAGCATAAAATCTTGATCAATAACTTTTCAACTATCCCGGAAGGATGTTACCAACCGGAAGAATTGGATAAATTGGTTCCGGATATTAGTTTGAATAACACAACTCCTCTTCCTGAAGTTTCAATTGAAGAAGAGGACATTGCATCAATCATTTATACCTCCGGTACGACAGGATTTTCAAAAGGAGTGGTCTTAACACACAAAAATTTGGTATGGGATGCACGTCAGTGTCATACCATCCAACCCGTGGATGAAACCTATCGTTTCTTGAGTATTCTACCGATGGCACATACTTACGAGAATACGCTGGGATTATTGTTACCCTTGATGTTCGGAGCACAGGTGTATTACTTGGATCGAGTGCCGACCCCGAAACTACTTGTTCCGGCGATGCAGAAAATCCGTCCTACTGTAGTTTTATCCGTGCCATTGATTATCGAGAAAATCTACAAGTCGCAAGTGCTACCTAAATTCACTAGCTCGAAATTGATGAGCAAGCTCTACCAATTTGCCCCTGCTCGTAAATTATTCAACCGATTGGCAGGAAAGAAACTAATGGAAACCTTTGGTGGGGAATTAAAATTTTTCGGAATCGGAGGTTCTAAACTGGATGGAACCGTGGAGCAATTCCTTCGGGAAGCTAAATTCCCTTATGCTATCGGTTACGGGCTTACCGAAACAGCACCCATGGCTGCGGGTTCCAACCCATCACAGACCTTCCTTCAAGGAGTAGGTCCCGTCATGGAAGGCGTACAAATTAAAATCAACGATCCAGACAAGAGCGGACAAGGTGAAATCTGGATCAAAGGTCCTAACGTGATGAAAGGATACTACAAACGTCCGGAACTCACGGCAGAAACCTTCACAGAAGACGGTTGGTTCAAAACTGGAGATTTGGGTTCTTTTGACAAGAAGAACAGATTAGCTATCCGCGGAAGAATCAAAACCATGATTCTCGGTGCATCCGGAGAAAACATCTACCCGGAAGAAATCGAATCTATCATTAATAACTTCCGTTTTGTGAACGAATCCTTGGTAGTGGAAAATAGTGGTAAACTGGTTGCCATGGTTCATTTCAACATGGAAGAACTTGAAAAACAGTACCAGAAATTAAAAGACCAAGCGGGAAACTACAAAGAAAAAATCAACGATTATATTGAAGAACAAAAACAAGAATTACGGGATTACGTGAATGCCCGGGTGAATAACTTCTCAAAACTACAGCTCGTACTCGTACAACACGAACCTTTTGAAAAGACACCTACTCATAAGATCAAACGTTTCTTGTATTGCAAATAA
- a CDS encoding aminoacyl-histidine dipeptidase: MSKCICTLEPKAIWENFYKLTQVPRPSNHEEKAREFVMNWAKENGIHAEMDEANNILLSKPATPGMENRKGVILQGHLDMVPQKNEDKQHDFTKDPIEAYIDGEWVTADGTTLGADNGIGVATGMAILLSKDIPHGPVEVLITATEETGMDGANGIRHNWLKGDILLNLDSETEGELYVGCAGGIDGEIAFDYTPEAVPAGHKAFQLSLKGLKGGHSGMDINLGRGNANKLYFRFLKAVSKELDLRLSSVSGGNMRNAIPREAFGIMTVPAANADKFLTKVKEYEGIFKAELSAKEPNLTFFAEETALPQNVMPVKVQYNLINAIKACPNGAMRMIDSMPDTVETSNNLAIVKGGEGKIEIYMLMRSSVETAKTSLAQVVASVFELAEASKINFTGEYPGWKPNPDSAIRKEMEEVYMKLYGKKPAIMAIHAGLECGILGSAYPHWDMISFGPTISSPHSPDEKVNIESVSKFWEFLKATLAAIPTK; this comes from the coding sequence ATGAGTAAATGTATCTGTACGTTAGAACCCAAAGCTATCTGGGAAAACTTTTATAAACTAACTCAAGTACCACGCCCGTCAAACCATGAAGAAAAAGCCAGAGAATTCGTTATGAATTGGGCAAAAGAGAACGGAATCCATGCTGAAATGGACGAGGCTAACAATATATTATTGAGCAAACCGGCAACCCCGGGGATGGAAAACCGCAAGGGAGTTATCCTACAAGGTCACCTAGACATGGTTCCTCAAAAAAATGAAGACAAACAACACGACTTCACCAAAGACCCTATTGAAGCATATATCGACGGAGAATGGGTAACAGCAGACGGTACCACTCTTGGAGCAGACAACGGTATTGGTGTTGCCACTGGAATGGCCATTCTATTATCAAAAGATATTCCTCACGGCCCGGTTGAAGTGTTAATCACTGCTACTGAAGAAACCGGAATGGATGGAGCAAACGGTATCCGCCACAACTGGTTAAAAGGAGACATCTTGTTAAATCTTGACTCTGAAACAGAAGGCGAATTGTATGTTGGTTGCGCCGGAGGTATTGATGGAGAAATCGCATTCGATTACACACCTGAAGCTGTTCCAGCAGGACATAAAGCATTCCAATTATCACTGAAAGGTTTAAAAGGAGGTCACTCCGGAATGGATATTAACTTAGGTAGAGGAAATGCCAATAAATTATATTTCCGTTTCTTGAAAGCAGTCAGCAAAGAGCTGGATCTTCGTCTTTCTTCCGTATCCGGTGGAAACATGAGAAACGCCATCCCGCGTGAAGCATTCGGCATCATGACTGTTCCGGCTGCCAATGCTGACAAATTCCTGACTAAAGTAAAAGAATACGAGGGAATATTCAAAGCTGAATTAAGCGCTAAAGAACCGAATCTCACTTTCTTTGCAGAAGAAACAGCTCTTCCACAAAACGTGATGCCGGTAAAAGTACAATACAACCTGATTAACGCCATCAAGGCTTGCCCGAATGGTGCCATGAGAATGATCGATTCCATGCCGGACACGGTTGAAACATCCAACAACTTGGCGATCGTGAAAGGTGGGGAAGGAAAGATCGAAATCTACATGTTAATGCGTTCTTCTGTTGAAACTGCTAAAACATCATTAGCTCAAGTAGTAGCATCTGTATTTGAACTGGCAGAAGCAAGCAAGATTAACTTTACCGGAGAATACCCGGGATGGAAACCGAATCCGGATTCAGCTATCCGCAAAGAAATGGAAGAAGTTTACATGAAATTATACGGTAAGAAACCGGCAATCATGGCTATCCATGCCGGATTAGAATGTGGTATCCTAGGATCTGCCTACCCACATTGGGACATGATCTCTTTCGGACCGACCATCAGTTCTCCTCACTCTCCAGACGAGAAAGTGAACATCGAATCTGTAAGTAAATTCTGGGAATTCTTGAAAGCTACTTTAGCTGCAATTCCTACAAAATAA
- a CDS encoding shikimate kinase yields MAGVISMKYFIVGYMASGKSTFGKELAKDKGLPFLDLDESVESREGRSISEIFAKEGEEYFRKREREILHEICNEADEFVLATGGGTPCFFDNMDYMNQAGTTVFLNTSPLVIVDRLKRQRADRPLLAMYSDDELEFFVREHLESRLSFYLKAKEQV; encoded by the coding sequence ATGGCGGGAGTGATAAGTATGAAGTACTTTATCGTGGGATATATGGCAAGTGGTAAGTCCACGTTCGGGAAGGAATTGGCCAAGGATAAAGGACTTCCTTTTCTGGATTTGGACGAGAGTGTCGAGTCCAGGGAGGGACGGTCGATTTCGGAGATTTTTGCCAAGGAGGGGGAGGAGTATTTTCGGAAGAGGGAACGGGAAATCTTGCATGAAATATGTAACGAGGCGGATGAGTTCGTGCTGGCCACGGGAGGGGGAACACCTTGTTTCTTTGACAATATGGACTATATGAACCAAGCGGGAACGACGGTTTTCTTGAACACGTCACCTCTTGTTATTGTCGATCGCTTGAAACGGCAACGTGCCGACCGGCCTTTATTAGCGATGTATTCCGATGATGAGTTGGAATTTTTTGTTCGGGAGCATCTGGAATCCCGACTTTCTTTTTATTTGAAAGCCAAGGAACAGGTATAG
- a CDS encoding nitroreductase family protein: protein MLKELLLKNRSYRRFVLDVRISREELTELVGLTRYCASGRNAQALKYKVVADVDLCDKVFPNLAWAGYLKDWDGPEEGERPAAYLIQLLDTSIVENCLCDDGIQAQTILLGAVEKGYGGCIIKAFKNESLREVLQLPEHLKIMYVIALGKPKETVVLEEMKDGDYKYWRETDGSHHVPKRALDELVIL from the coding sequence ATGCTGAAAGAACTGTTATTAAAAAATAGAAGTTACCGTCGTTTTGTTCTGGATGTTCGGATCTCACGGGAGGAATTGACGGAATTGGTTGGGCTGACTCGGTATTGTGCATCGGGAAGAAATGCGCAGGCGTTGAAGTATAAGGTGGTGGCAGATGTTGATTTGTGTGACAAGGTGTTTCCTAATTTAGCATGGGCAGGTTATCTAAAAGATTGGGATGGTCCGGAAGAGGGAGAACGTCCGGCAGCTTATCTGATTCAATTGTTGGATACTTCTATCGTGGAGAACTGTTTGTGTGATGACGGGATTCAAGCACAGACTATATTGTTGGGAGCCGTGGAGAAAGGGTATGGTGGTTGTATTATCAAGGCTTTTAAGAACGAGTCTTTGCGTGAGGTATTGCAATTACCGGAGCATTTGAAGATCATGTATGTTATCGCTTTGGGCAAACCGAAGGAAACGGTGGTGTTGGAAGAGATGAAAGACGGTGATTACAAGTATTGGCGGGAGACGGACGGATCGCATCATGTACCGAAACGGGCTTTGGATGAATTGGTGATTCTGTGA
- a CDS encoding PD-(D/E)XK nuclease family protein, whose translation MNSFLHLLAKDLIQKYSYNFDNLTILFPNKRAGLFLAQELAQLIDRPVWMPEILTLSEFIERQTGLKKAEELTLIIKLYKTYQEYAGTTERFDDFYFWGNMLLGDFDDIDKYLVDAKDLFSNITALKEIESAFPYLTPEQVEFIQSFWRSFNSEKYSREQQEFLNVWDKLYPTYTRFKAKLLAENLCYEGMGQRLFCEQLSKHHTDRQLIFAGFNALNQCEKRIFSYFRDNRQALFYWDYDLYYSANDNHEAGLYIRENMKLFPNALGLEHFNNFRYNDKAIEYISVPSTIGQAKLIPTLIEQIHPERQNSYTDTAIVLCEESLLTPVIHSIPDTIDKINITMGYPAQNTSVAALIAMLGDLKHYAKKEGEMTHYYYKPVIALLNHKLIKSSCSEDIPKITNYINTNNIVYVAEKSLQFSDITRAIFSSSEENLLDYLLRILRQLITSIQPEGHESLAIEKEFLFTIFTTIQGIKNTFIEENIIPDNKFYLQIIHKILQGESIPFSGEPLEGMQIMGLMETRMLDFKNLIILSANEGILPKGGHASSFIPYNLRLGFGLPTPEHMDALFAYYFYRLLQRAKNIKLLYTDVTKGMSSGEMSRFLYQIKYESGLPIREVHFQNRISVQDNPTISIPKNPSILEQLKSYTDENERGISPSALNTYMECHLKFYFKYIARIKEKEEMAEELDHRLLGTIFHQSTQSLYQTFPDGQITAEGLDALMKNDSLIEQHIQAAYEKLYDTTVSKMLESGANDLVLSVVKKYVKKVFEFDKTLCPFHIISMERKYRMPVTISAFDHPTVIYVEGDIDRVDQVAQGTRVIDYKTGTDKTDLKDLSSIFDSNNKQRNKAAFQTLLYCMMYEYENPGTDPILPGIYSTKLLFTPNYSYLLKCNKEPIHRFKPYEPEFQDLLVQLLEKLFSPEVPFTQTELPEKCRTCSYNEICKRK comes from the coding sequence ATGAATTCGTTTCTCCATCTCCTAGCAAAAGATCTGATTCAGAAATACAGCTATAATTTTGACAACCTGACCATTCTGTTCCCGAACAAACGAGCCGGCTTATTCTTGGCTCAAGAACTGGCCCAACTGATTGATCGTCCCGTGTGGATGCCGGAGATACTGACGTTGAGCGAATTCATAGAACGCCAAACCGGACTGAAAAAAGCCGAAGAACTGACTCTTATCATCAAACTTTACAAAACCTATCAAGAGTACGCCGGAACGACCGAACGTTTTGACGATTTCTATTTTTGGGGCAATATGTTACTTGGCGATTTTGATGACATTGATAAATATCTCGTGGATGCGAAAGATCTCTTTTCAAATATCACGGCATTAAAAGAAATTGAATCCGCCTTCCCCTATCTTACCCCGGAACAGGTTGAGTTTATTCAAAGTTTCTGGCGGAGTTTCAACTCGGAAAAATACAGCCGGGAACAACAGGAATTCTTGAACGTGTGGGATAAACTCTACCCAACCTACACCCGTTTCAAGGCAAAACTACTCGCTGAAAACCTGTGTTACGAAGGAATGGGACAACGTCTGTTCTGCGAACAACTCTCCAAACATCACACCGATCGCCAACTGATATTTGCCGGATTCAACGCCTTGAATCAATGCGAGAAAAGAATATTTTCCTATTTCCGAGACAATCGACAAGCCCTCTTTTACTGGGATTACGACTTGTACTATTCGGCAAACGACAACCACGAGGCAGGCCTTTATATCCGGGAGAATATGAAACTGTTTCCCAATGCCCTTGGATTGGAACATTTCAATAACTTCCGGTACAACGACAAAGCCATCGAGTACATCTCTGTTCCCTCAACTATCGGACAGGCAAAACTAATCCCGACACTGATCGAACAGATCCATCCGGAACGGCAAAATTCATACACGGACACGGCCATCGTTCTTTGCGAGGAAAGCCTACTCACCCCGGTTATTCACTCTATTCCCGACACGATCGACAAAATCAACATCACGATGGGGTACCCGGCACAAAACACATCTGTTGCCGCCTTGATTGCCATGCTGGGAGATTTAAAGCACTATGCCAAGAAAGAGGGAGAAATGACCCATTATTACTACAAACCGGTCATTGCCCTGTTGAACCATAAACTGATAAAAAGTTCCTGTTCGGAAGATATTCCAAAGATCACGAATTACATCAACACGAACAATATCGTGTACGTGGCAGAAAAAAGTCTTCAATTCAGTGACATCACACGGGCCATATTCTCCTCGTCGGAAGAGAACTTACTCGATTACCTGTTGCGCATTTTGAGGCAACTGATTACTTCCATACAACCCGAAGGCCATGAAAGCCTAGCCATCGAAAAGGAATTTCTATTCACGATTTTCACGACGATTCAAGGCATAAAAAACACCTTTATCGAAGAAAATATTATCCCGGACAACAAGTTTTACCTGCAAATTATTCACAAGATATTACAAGGTGAGTCCATCCCATTCTCCGGAGAACCGCTGGAAGGCATGCAGATCATGGGATTGATGGAAACCCGTATGCTGGATTTCAAAAACCTGATTATCCTGTCTGCCAACGAGGGGATTCTGCCAAAAGGCGGACACGCCTCGTCATTTATCCCCTACAACCTGCGACTGGGATTCGGACTACCTACCCCGGAACATATGGATGCCCTTTTCGCCTATTACTTTTACCGTCTCTTGCAACGGGCTAAAAACATCAAACTGTTGTACACGGATGTCACGAAAGGCATGAGTAGCGGTGAGATGAGTCGTTTCCTTTACCAGATAAAATACGAATCGGGACTACCCATCCGGGAAGTCCATTTCCAAAACAGAATATCGGTTCAAGACAACCCAACCATTTCCATCCCTAAAAATCCATCGATCCTGGAGCAACTGAAAAGTTACACGGATGAAAACGAGCGGGGAATCTCGCCATCCGCACTCAACACGTACATGGAATGTCACTTGAAATTTTATTTCAAATACATCGCCCGGATCAAAGAGAAAGAAGAGATGGCCGAAGAACTGGATCACCGCCTGTTGGGGACTATTTTCCATCAAAGTACACAATCTCTCTACCAAACTTTCCCCGATGGGCAGATCACAGCAGAAGGCCTCGACGCCTTGATGAAAAACGATTCACTGATTGAACAACATATCCAGGCTGCCTACGAGAAGTTATATGACACAACCGTATCCAAAATGCTGGAAAGCGGGGCTAATGACCTTGTACTATCTGTAGTGAAAAAGTACGTGAAGAAGGTTTTCGAATTTGATAAAACGTTATGCCCTTTCCACATCATTTCCATGGAAAGAAAATATCGTATGCCCGTCACGATTTCTGCTTTTGATCATCCCACCGTGATCTACGTGGAAGGAGACATCGACCGGGTTGACCAGGTAGCCCAAGGAACCCGTGTCATAGACTACAAAACCGGAACCGACAAAACCGATCTCAAAGACCTGTCGTCCATCTTTGATTCAAACAACAAACAACGAAATAAAGCGGCTTTCCAAACCTTGCTCTATTGCATGATGTACGAGTATGAAAATCCCGGTACCGACCCAATTCTTCCGGGAATATACAGCACGAAGTTGCTTTTCACGCCCAATTACAGCTATCTGTTGAAATGTAACAAAGAACCGATTCATCGCTTTAAACCATACGAACCGGAATTTCAAGATCTACTCGTGCAATTATTGGAAAAACTCTTTTCACCCGAAGTACCGTTCACGCAAACGGAACTACCGGAAAAGTGCCGTACTTGCTCGTACAACGAAATCTGTAAACGGAAATAA
- a CDS encoding S9 family peptidase, whose amino-acid sequence MRMFYKLIVCMFIVGFALPGNAQNKGKKFTLEDFNLTYTFRTQGVSGLRSLNDGEHYTVLEDKGKKLVMYSYKTGKAVSTLLDLNDPKYKAVQTIQDYEFSPEEDRILICTNINPIYRRSFTADYFVFDFKNKELKPLSEGGSQRLATFSPTGTKVAFVRNNNIFIADLRFGSEIQITFDGKFNEIINGAPDWVYEEEFGFNKAFEWAPDGSALAFIKFDESAVKTYHMNMFRGQYPAYEQNALYPSNYSYKYPKAGETNSIVSVHVYDIKDRVTTPMNIGEETDIYIPRIKWTKDPKRLAIMKLNRFQNQLEILLANARVGSTTVLYREENKYYIAESNLDNLIFMEDGQHFIMSSEKSGYSHLYLYAMSGKEIQPITSGKYDVVDFYGYDPVKKLYYYASHEESPLEKYIYSIDLKGKKKKLTPTKGWNEAEFSKSFKYYINIVSNADMPHVYTLYAANGKAVRTLEDNAALKTKLADYDVAKKEFIQIPAADGTTMLNAWLMKPVDFDASKAYPLLIIQYSGPNSQQVSNSWGMDWTQYLAQEGYIVACIDPRGTAARGEEFRKCTYMQLGKIESDDMIAAAKWLAGQSYIDAKKVGIWGWSFGGFMSSLCLMKGNDVFSTAIAVAPVTHWGFYDSIYTERFMRRPQDNPSGYNDNSPINWVKHLKGNLLLCHGTADDNVHVQNTYELSEALVQANKQFDMQIYTNRNHSIYGGYTRLQLYTKFVNYLNQHLK is encoded by the coding sequence ATGAGGATGTTTTACAAGTTAATTGTATGTATGTTTATCGTGGGGTTTGCCCTACCCGGAAACGCTCAAAACAAGGGCAAAAAATTCACTCTGGAAGATTTTAACTTGACCTACACGTTCAGGACACAAGGTGTTTCAGGTCTTCGTTCGCTAAATGACGGGGAACACTATACAGTGTTGGAAGACAAAGGTAAAAAACTGGTCATGTATAGTTACAAAACCGGAAAAGCCGTAAGCACTTTACTAGACTTGAACGATCCCAAGTACAAAGCTGTTCAGACCATCCAAGATTACGAATTCAGCCCGGAAGAAGACCGGATATTGATCTGCACGAATATAAATCCGATCTACCGTCGTTCATTCACGGCAGACTACTTCGTGTTCGATTTTAAAAACAAGGAATTAAAACCTTTATCAGAAGGAGGTTCTCAACGTTTGGCAACCTTCTCTCCTACCGGAACGAAAGTGGCATTCGTGAGAAATAACAATATCTTTATCGCAGACTTACGTTTCGGTTCCGAAATCCAAATTACCTTTGATGGGAAATTTAACGAGATCATTAACGGAGCTCCCGATTGGGTATATGAAGAGGAATTCGGATTCAACAAAGCCTTCGAGTGGGCCCCCGACGGATCTGCCCTCGCGTTCATCAAATTTGACGAATCAGCCGTGAAGACTTACCACATGAATATGTTCAGAGGACAATATCCGGCATACGAACAAAATGCCCTCTATCCCTCGAACTATTCCTATAAATACCCGAAAGCCGGAGAAACCAATTCCATCGTGAGCGTCCACGTTTATGACATTAAAGATCGTGTCACCACCCCAATGAATATTGGTGAAGAAACAGATATTTACATCCCCCGTATCAAATGGACAAAAGATCCGAAAAGATTAGCCATCATGAAACTAAACCGTTTCCAGAATCAACTGGAAATCCTGTTGGCCAATGCCCGTGTGGGAAGTACAACCGTGCTTTATCGGGAAGAAAATAAATATTATATCGCAGAAAGCAACCTGGACAACTTAATCTTCATGGAAGACGGGCAACATTTCATCATGAGTAGTGAAAAAAGTGGTTATTCTCATCTTTATTTGTATGCCATGAGCGGTAAAGAAATTCAGCCGATCACTTCCGGAAAATACGACGTGGTTGACTTCTACGGGTACGATCCGGTAAAAAAACTTTACTATTATGCTTCTCATGAAGAATCTCCTCTGGAAAAATACATCTACTCCATTGATTTGAAGGGCAAAAAGAAAAAACTTACCCCGACAAAAGGATGGAATGAAGCAGAATTCAGTAAATCATTCAAATACTATATTAATATAGTATCTAACGCAGATATGCCTCACGTGTACACCTTGTACGCAGCAAACGGTAAAGCCGTCCGCACGCTGGAAGACAATGCCGCATTGAAAACAAAACTGGCAGATTACGATGTTGCCAAAAAAGAATTCATTCAAATCCCGGCAGCAGACGGAACCACCATGTTAAACGCATGGCTCATGAAACCCGTGGATTTTGACGCATCAAAAGCTTACCCGTTACTAATCATCCAATACAGTGGTCCAAATTCTCAGCAAGTAAGCAATAGCTGGGGTATGGACTGGACACAATACCTCGCACAAGAAGGTTATATCGTGGCTTGTATTGACCCTCGAGGAACTGCAGCCAGAGGGGAAGAATTCCGTAAATGTACCTATATGCAACTCGGCAAAATCGAGAGTGACGATATGATCGCCGCGGCCAAATGGCTTGCCGGACAATCTTACATCGATGCTAAAAAAGTAGGTATCTGGGGTTGGAGTTTTGGCGGATTCATGTCATCACTTTGCCTTATGAAAGGAAATGACGTGTTCTCCACGGCTATCGCTGTTGCTCCCGTTACTCACTGGGGATTCTATGATTCCATTTACACGGAGCGCTTCATGAGACGCCCGCAGGATAATCCTTCCGGCTACAATGACAACTCCCCGATTAATTGGGTAAAACACTTAAAAGGAAATTTGTTGTTATGCCACGGAACCGCAGATGATAACGTACACGTGCAAAACACCTACGAACTATCAGAAGCTCTCGTGCAGGCAAACAAACAATTTGATATGCAGATTTACACCAACCGTAACCATAGCATATATGGCGGTTACACCCGATTACAGCTGTATACCAAATTCGTGAACTATTTAAATCAACACTTGAAATAA